One genomic segment of Esox lucius isolate fEsoLuc1 chromosome 15, fEsoLuc1.pri, whole genome shotgun sequence includes these proteins:
- the LOC106024658 gene encoding uncharacterized protein C14orf132: MDLSFMAAQIPVMTGAFMDSSPNDNYSGEHSLFNSSASVHATSMAASSQAQQDDPSSSSDAVWLWIAIIATIGNIVVVGVVYAFTF, translated from the coding sequence ATACCGGTGATGACTGGGGCATTCATGGACTCCTCACCCAATGACAACTACAGTGGTGAACACTCACTTTTCAACTCCTCGGCCAGCGTCCATGCTACCTCCATGGCTGCCTCATCCCAGGCCCAGCAGGATGACCCGTCCTCGTCCAGTGATGCTGTCTGGCTTTGGATTGCCATCATCGCTACTATTGGCAACATAGTGGTGGTGGGAGTGGTCTACGCATTCACCTTCTAA
- the LOC105015510 gene encoding B2 bradykinin receptor: protein MDVITNSTNMTENNSTNNTNQCPEAEEWEWLHTIQPAYILAISVLGILGNVFVLLVFCLHKKACTVAEIYLSNLAAADLLLVSCLPFWAVNVANGFDWPFGSLLCRLVSLGIKMNAYCSIYFVVLVSMDRYVALVHAMSHGRMRRPSYAKLSCLLVWSFGLLLGTPTLLFRAVEWFQEFQVNACYLNYPSTQVGLTFDVMLTVFGFAIPVSVISYCTCQIMQALNNQAMERFNAEHTERKATMLVLAVLLAFLICWVPFHVVTALDVLMRAEVISGCLLSNNLEISNQVFNYLAFFNSVLNPVLYVIVGKNFRKKVKETFGQLSMRKKMTTGSQQSHLSSTLKTIA, encoded by the coding sequence ATGGATGTCATCACAAACTCCACAAACATGACTGAAAACAACAGTACCAACAACACCAACCAGTGCCCCGAAGCTGAGGAGTGGGAATGGCTTCATACCATTCAACCGGCTTACATCCTGGCCATCAGTGTCCTTGGAATTCTTGGTAACGTCTTCGTCCTGTTGGTGTTCTGTCTGCATAAGAAAGCGTGTACCGTAGCAGAGATCTACCTAAGCAACCTGGCTGCTGCAGACCTTCTCCTGGTCTCCTGCCTCCCCTTCTGGGCAGTCAACGTGGCCAACGGCTTCGACTGGCCCTTCGGGTCCCTGCTGTGTCGTCTGGTCAGTCTGGGCATCAAGATGAATGCCTACTGCAGTATTTACTTTGTGGTTCTAGTCAGCATGGATCGCTATGTGGCACTGGTCCACGCAATGAGTCACGGACGGATGAGGAGGCCATCCTACGCCAAGCTAAGCTGTTTATTGGTTTGGTCCTTTGGCCTTTTGCTGGGCACCCCCACGTTGCTTTTCAGGGCGGTGGAGTGGTTCCAGGAATTTCAGGTGAATGCCTGTTACCTGAATTACCCCAGTACCCAGGTGGGGCTAACGTTCGATGTGATGCTCACTGTCTTTGGGTTTGCCATACCAGTGTCGGTGATATCCTACTGCACTTGTCAGATCATGCAGGCCCTGAATAACCAGGCCATGGAGAGATTCAACGCAGAGCACACCGAGAGGAAGGCTACTATGTTGGTGCTAGCGGTTCTTCTGGCCTTCCTCATTTGCTGGGTGCCCTTTCATGTGGTTACGGCCCTGGATGTCCTCATGAGGGCTGAAGTGATCTCTGGCTGCCTTCTCAGCAACAATCTGGAGATCAGCAACCAAGTGTTCAACTACCTAGCTTTCTTCAACAGTGTGCTCAACCCAGTCCTTTATGTGATTGTAGGGAAGAACTTCAGGAAGAAAGTGAAGGAGAcgtttggacagctgtcaatgAGGAAGAAGATGACTACTGGGTCTCAACAATCGCACCTGTCATCCACGCTCAAAACAATAGCTTGA